One segment of Panicum virgatum strain AP13 chromosome 1K, P.virgatum_v5, whole genome shotgun sequence DNA contains the following:
- the LOC120658010 gene encoding uncharacterized protein LOC120658010 translates to MRTSLPLAAAAVFLLLLLASMEAEAIRLDAESRAVVSKQQQNVNKPGENLAQKDAPVKTSAGESETKKSIAGQEQVRATAHKLPEFHEDYYGASVHEPRHH, encoded by the exons ATGAGGACTTCCTTGCCattggctgccgccgccgtcttctTGCTTCTGTTGCTGGCGAGCATGGAGGCTGAAGCCATCAGATTGGACGCGGAGAGCCGGGCCGTGGTCAGCAAGCAGCAGCAAAATGTCAAT AAACCAGGCGAGAACTTGGCGCAAAAGGACGCTCCCGTTAAAACCTCAGCAGGCGAGAGCGAGACGAAGAAAAGCATCGCTGGACAGGAGCAGGTCAGGGCAACAGCACACAAGCTGCCTGAGTTCCACGAAGACTACTACGGCGCCAGTGTTCATGAACCTAGGCACCACTGA
- the LOC120645194 gene encoding probable protein phosphatase 2C 27 encodes MCVEGLEDAGRLDQDIDKHAGFAMERVCENTVSVDFKQNFVPFIRSGEWSDIGGRDYMEDAHVCISDMAKNFGYKAADDEVISFYGVFDGHGGKDAAHYVRDNLPRIIVEDADFPLELEKVVKRSFVETDSKFAETFSHHKGLSSGTTALTAMIFGRSLLVANAGDCRAVLSRRGTAIEMSKDHRPCCINERKRVESLGGYVDDGYLNGQLAVTRALGDWHLDGMKEMGEPGGPLSAEPELKMITLTKDDEFLIIGSDGIWDFFSNQNAVDFARRKLQQDHNDLRLCCREIVDEAIRRGASDNLTAVMVSFHQEAPPQTRVNRTGRVARSISAEGLHNLRVLLEGQ; translated from the exons TCAAGCAGAACTTTGTCCCGTTCATCCGGTCAGGGGAGTGGTCTGATATCGGAGGTCGTGATTACATGGAAGATGCCCATGTCTGCATCTCTGACATGGCAAAGAATTTTGGCTATAAAGCAGCGGATGATGAAGTAATTTCCTTTTATGGG GTCTTTGATGGACATGGTGGCAAAGATGCAGCCCATTATGTCCGCGATAACTTGCCACGGATCATTGTAGAAGATGCTGATTTTCCTCTTGAGCTTGAAAAGGTGGTCAAGAGGTCATTTGTGGAAACTGATAGTAAGTTTGCAGAGACATTTTCTCATCACAAGGGCCTTTCTTCTGGAACTACAGCACTTACAGCGATGATTTTTGGAAG GTCTCTTCTGGTGGCTAATGCTGGTGACTGCCGAGCGGTCCTTTCCCGGCGTGGCACTGCCATTGAAATGTCCAAGGACCACAGGCCATGCTGCATCAATGAAAGAAAGCGTGTAGAGTCGCTTGGTGGCTATGTCGATGATGGTTATTTGAACGGTCAGCTGGCAGTCACTAGGGCACTGGGTGACTGGCATCTCGACGGCATGAAAGAGATGGGTGAACCTGGAGGGCCCTTGAGCGCTGAGCCAGAGCTGAAAATGATCACATTGACGAAGGACGATGAGTTCTTGATAATAGGCAGTGATGGCATCTGGGACTTCTTCTCAAACCAAAATGCTGTGGATTTCGCACGACGGAAGCTCCAACAAGACCACAATGACTTGAGGCTGTGCTGCAGGGAGATCGTCGATGAGGCAATAAGGCGGGGAGCCAGCGACAACCTAACAGCAGTGATGGTTTCGTTCCACCAGGAGGCCCCTCCCCAGACCAGAGTGAACAGGACCGGCAGGGTTGCACGTAGCATATCAGCTGAAGGGCTTCACAACCTCAGAGTGCTCCTGGAAGGCCAGTGA